The following DNA comes from Gordonia zhaorongruii.
CCCGTTCCATTGACCTTGCCCCGCGTGCGCGAATTCGTAACCGCGAGCAGCCAGCTCGTCGCCTAGCTCGGCGGCGAAAACCTCATCGGAGACCTTGGTCTCCTGCAGGCACACGACGTCGGGTTCACGCTCGTCGAGCCACGGCAGCAGGCGCGGCACGCGCTGCTTGACTGAGTTCACATTCCAGGTCGCCACACGCATGCGGCCAACCGTAGCGCGACGCACGACGCGCTGGTTCGCCGGTCAGCACCGTCGCCGAGAGTGTTCGGACGCTCAACGACCCTGCCGTTGATGTGGCCATGCGACGTCGGTGCCGGGCCGAACGGGAACTCCAGTCCCACCGTCACCGGCGGTGTGCTGTGTCACAGTTGATGCGTGACCACCCGGCTTCCCCAGCGCGACGTGATCGCGGCGTCATGGCGCCGTGTGATGTCGTCTGGACTCCAGCAGGACGACCGTCCCGCACCGCTGCTCACCGACATCGCGTCCGCCGATCCCCTGCTCGATGCGGCGCGGCCGATTCTGGCGCGAGCGGCCGAGACCCTGGACGGCACCGACACCGCATTGCTGCTGGTCGACCATGAGAGCCGCATGGTGGCGAAAGTCTCGGGCGACGCGACCTTGGAACGGCACCTCGAAGACTCGGGCGCCATCGCCGGGGCAGCTTTCCACGAGGAGGCGATGGGCACGACTGCTCTCGGCACCACTGCCGAAGTCCGTGGCGACGTGATCGTCAACAGCGCCGAGCACTACCTGGAGCAGTTCAAGTCACTGAGTTGCTTCGGTCGGCCGATCATTCATCCGGCGACGCGACGGGTCGCAGGCATCGTCTGCATGACGGAGGTCGCTGACCGGCTCAACCCGCTTTCCGTGCCGTTGGTCCGAGGACTCGTCGACGACATCGCGCAACGCCTCCTCAACCGGTCGCACGCCGAGCACCAGGCGGTGATCTCGACATTCGATCAGGTCGCGCACCGTCGTGATATCGCGGTGGCCGCCGTCGGCGACGACCTCCAGCTCACGAACACCCTCGCCTCGCAACTGCTGGCGCCCGCCGACTTCGGAACCCTCGCACACCTCGCCTGCGGCCGGCGCGCACCTTCGACCATCACACTCGTGTCCGGGATCGTCGCCGACGTGACGGTGCAGCACGTGACGGGCGTCCGGCGCGCGGCCGTGTTCCGGCTGAGACCGCACTCCGAATCACTGCCCCCAGCCCGGACCCCGATCGCGTCCCCGCCGCTCATGGCCGCGACGATCGCCGTCTGCGGCGAATCCGGCACGGGGCGCACGACGCGGGCGCTCGCGTGCGTCCCGGAGGACCGAGCGAGGATCATCGACGTCCCGGCCTCGCTGCTCGACGGCAGCCCGCCCGACATCGTGGCGATCCTGCGCGCATCGCGATTGTCCGGACGCGGCGTGATCATCGATGACGCGGACCTCCTCGACGACCGTGCTCTGCAACTTCTGCGCGCCGCTCTTCGCAGCCGTGACGCCACCGACCCGCCGAT
Coding sequences within:
- a CDS encoding helix-turn-helix domain-containing protein, whose translation is MTTRLPQRDVIAASWRRVMSSGLQQDDRPAPLLTDIASADPLLDAARPILARAAETLDGTDTALLLVDHESRMVAKVSGDATLERHLEDSGAIAGAAFHEEAMGTTALGTTAEVRGDVIVNSAEHYLEQFKSLSCFGRPIIHPATRRVAGIVCMTEVADRLNPLSVPLVRGLVDDIAQRLLNRSHAEHQAVISTFDQVAHRRDIAVAAVGDDLQLTNTLASQLLAPADFGTLAHLACGRRAPSTITLVSGIVADVTVQHVTGVRRAAVFRLRPHSESLPPARTPIASPPLMAATIAVCGESGTGRTTRALACVPEDRARIIDVPASLLDGSPPDIVAILRASRLSGRGVIIDDADLLDDRALQLLRAALRSRDATDPPIVIVTDSAERLPPAAAGVVACCQRRLAIAPLRQRPTELAALGREVLQRADPPLELGNDAADALMSQDWPGNLTELTIVLGRAASVARARGSRTVRAADLPEDYRTSTRASRLLGLEQAERQAILEALELAEGNKSSAAKSLGISRTTLYARIRALGVLG